In Kitasatospora sp. NBC_00240, the following are encoded in one genomic region:
- a CDS encoding ABC transporter permease has protein sequence MFVARRDLGFAKGRFALMGTVIVLITVLVGLLSGLTAGLGRQNVSAITGLPADRLVFSAPADGQKLSFTDSQVTPRQWDGWAAVPGVRSAEPLGISTAKAAAGTRTAALSAFGVPAGSALAPSGDLLAPGRVVLSATAAEDLDVRAGSTLTLAGRQLTVAAVSGDAAFSHLPVVWTSLADWQLVAPPATATAPATGSDSGSGSGSGSGEHATVIALSLSSAGGLADADRQFATEALTPDDSLAAIGSYTSENGSLQLMRGFLFAISALVVGAFFTVWTIQRSGDVAVLKALGASTGYLLRDALGQAVLLLVVGTAVGTAIAVGVGAAVGSAVPFVLDPPTVLVPAAVMTGLGALGAGLSIRRITSVDPLTALGSAR, from the coding sequence GTGTTCGTCGCCCGGAGGGACCTGGGGTTCGCCAAGGGGCGGTTCGCCCTGATGGGGACCGTCATCGTACTGATCACCGTGCTGGTGGGCCTGCTCTCCGGCCTGACCGCCGGGCTGGGCCGGCAGAACGTCTCCGCGATCACCGGCCTGCCCGCCGACCGGCTGGTCTTCTCGGCCCCCGCCGACGGGCAGAAGCTCTCCTTCACCGACTCGCAGGTGACCCCCCGGCAGTGGGACGGCTGGGCCGCCGTCCCCGGCGTAAGGTCGGCCGAGCCGCTGGGCATCAGCACCGCCAAGGCCGCCGCCGGGACGCGCACCGCCGCGCTCTCCGCCTTCGGGGTCCCGGCCGGCTCGGCGCTGGCACCGAGCGGCGACCTGCTGGCCCCGGGCCGGGTGGTGCTGTCCGCGACCGCCGCCGAGGACCTGGACGTCCGGGCGGGCTCCACCCTCACCCTGGCGGGCCGTCAGTTGACCGTCGCCGCCGTCTCGGGCGACGCCGCGTTCAGCCACCTCCCGGTCGTCTGGACCAGCCTGGCCGACTGGCAGCTGGTCGCTCCCCCCGCCACCGCCACCGCCCCCGCCACCGGCTCCGACTCCGGCTCCGGCTCCGGCTCCGGCTCCGGCGAGCACGCCACGGTGATCGCCCTGTCGCTCTCCTCGGCCGGCGGCCTCGCCGACGCCGACCGGCAGTTCGCCACCGAGGCGCTCACCCCGGACGACTCGCTCGCCGCGATCGGCTCCTACACCTCCGAGAACGGCTCGCTGCAGCTGATGCGGGGCTTCCTGTTCGCCATCTCGGCCCTGGTCGTGGGCGCCTTCTTCACCGTCTGGACGATCCAGCGCAGCGGTGACGTCGCCGTCCTGAAGGCGCTCGGCGCCTCCACCGGCTACCTGCTGCGGGACGCGCTCGGCCAGGCCGTGCTGCTCCTGGTGGTGGGCACCGCCGTGGGCACCGCGATCGCGGTCGGGGTGGGCGCGGCCGTCGGGTCCGCCGTGCCGTTCGTGCTGGACCCGCCGACCGTCCTGGTCCCTGCCGCCGTGATGACCGGCCTCGGCGCGCTCGGCGCCGGGCTCTCGATCCGCCGCATCACCTCCGTCGACCCGCTGACCGCCCTGGGGAGCGCCCGATGA
- a CDS encoding Uma2 family endonuclease — translation MSAAAVEQPFEQPTLLEAADLISDQLVGYRVEIIGSQIAVTPPPDAPHSRSLTNIMVPFLAAGLHGEETQVLQGIGIRLPDGPSDYAIPDLAVVDGDIDEHHVENNCYDPAVFRLVLEVTSQNHSSDLKVKPAAYASAGVPVYVIVDRRNRKVMVLTDPSDGEYRLHAVHHPGQSFELPASLGAPVKLSVDTVLGPEK, via the coding sequence ATGTCCGCCGCAGCAGTGGAACAGCCCTTCGAGCAGCCGACGCTGCTCGAAGCGGCCGACCTGATCTCCGACCAGCTGGTCGGGTACCGGGTCGAGATCATCGGGAGCCAGATCGCCGTGACGCCGCCGCCCGATGCTCCTCACAGCCGGTCGCTGACCAACATCATGGTCCCGTTTCTGGCGGCCGGCCTTCACGGCGAGGAGACACAGGTGCTCCAGGGCATCGGGATCCGGTTGCCGGACGGCCCGTCGGACTACGCCATTCCGGACCTGGCCGTGGTGGACGGGGACATCGACGAACACCACGTCGAGAACAACTGCTACGACCCAGCGGTCTTCCGGCTCGTTCTGGAGGTCACCTCGCAGAACCACAGCTCCGACCTGAAGGTGAAGCCCGCCGCGTACGCCAGCGCCGGCGTCCCGGTCTACGTGATCGTCGACCGGAGGAACCGAAAGGTCATGGTGCTCACCGACCCGTCGGACGGCGAGTACCGCCTCCACGCGGTGCACCACCCCGGGCAGTCCTTCGAGCTCCCGGCGTCCCTCGGCGCGCCGGTGAAGCTCTCCGTCGACACCGTGCTCGGCCCGGAGAAGTAG
- a CDS encoding ABC transporter ATP-binding protein, with translation MSLQLANITLTYPDGDGRLTALDDVSLDVPAGTVTAVVGPSGSGKSSLLAVAATLIAPDRGRVVLDGVDTGGLDRAGLSALRRQRIGIVFQQPNLLPSLTAAEQLQVMAHLDGRSPRAARARALELLAAVGLPDLAGRRPHQLSGGQRQRVNIARALMNEPTVLLVDEPTSALDHERGAAVIELITGLTHRRATATVLVTHDRTHLTAVDQVAEVRDGRLTVPAGV, from the coding sequence ATGAGCCTGCAGCTCGCGAACATCACCCTCACCTACCCGGACGGCGACGGCCGGCTGACCGCCCTGGACGACGTGTCGCTGGACGTCCCGGCGGGCACGGTCACCGCGGTGGTCGGCCCGTCCGGCTCGGGGAAGTCCAGCCTGCTGGCGGTGGCCGCCACCCTGATCGCCCCGGACCGCGGGCGGGTCGTGCTGGACGGCGTGGACACCGGTGGCCTGGACCGCGCCGGGCTGAGCGCCTTGCGCCGGCAGCGGATCGGCATCGTGTTCCAGCAGCCCAACCTGCTGCCTTCGCTGACCGCCGCCGAGCAGCTCCAGGTGATGGCCCATCTGGACGGCCGCTCCCCGCGCGCGGCCCGCGCCCGGGCGCTGGAGCTGCTGGCGGCGGTCGGCCTGCCGGATCTGGCCGGCCGGCGCCCGCACCAGCTCTCCGGCGGCCAGCGTCAGCGGGTGAACATCGCCCGCGCGCTGATGAACGAGCCGACCGTGCTGCTGGTGGACGAGCCGACCAGCGCCCTGGACCACGAACGCGGCGCGGCGGTGATCGAGCTGATCACCGGCCTCACCCACCGCCGGGCCACCGCCACCGTGCTGGTCACCCACGACCGCACCCACCTGACCGCCGTCGACCAGGTCGCCGAGGTGCGCGACGGGCGGCTGACCGTACCGGCCGGCGTATGA
- a CDS encoding sensor histidine kinase has product MATDRSLTPVAAVLRICLHLLVAGLLALAVARSTVHSSRPAAVTAAALTMGAVYAAGPLLGAVRRSRTGAAVWLAALSAAWLVLLALTQDGVWLAFPLYFLQLHLLGRRTGLIAVGLTTAAAVLGFAGHQHRFDLAAAIGPTLGAAVATATVLGYQALYRESEERRRLIDELSAARADLAAAHHTAGVLAERERLAREIHDTLAQSLSSIQLLLRAAGRALPERTEAAAGYVEQARQAAQDNLAEARRFVRALTPPDLDGSSLPAALERLCATTAEHSGVPVRFHLSGDPAPLPGPHEVALLRIAQSALANTVRHARASHAEVTLSYMDSEVALDVFDDGTGFDPAAVPAPGTGDAGFGLPAMRARARALGGTFTVESAPGQGTALAVLLPEPAEEDA; this is encoded by the coding sequence ATGGCGACCGACCGTTCACTCACCCCCGTCGCCGCCGTGCTCCGGATCTGTCTGCACCTGCTGGTGGCCGGCCTGCTCGCGCTGGCCGTGGCCCGCTCCACCGTCCACAGCTCCCGGCCGGCGGCCGTCACCGCCGCGGCCCTCACGATGGGCGCCGTCTACGCGGCCGGCCCGCTGCTCGGCGCCGTCCGCCGCTCGCGGACCGGCGCCGCCGTATGGCTCGCCGCGCTGAGCGCGGCCTGGCTGGTCCTGCTGGCCCTCACCCAGGACGGCGTCTGGCTCGCCTTCCCGCTGTACTTCCTCCAGCTGCACCTGCTCGGGCGCCGCACCGGGCTGATCGCGGTCGGCCTGACCACCGCGGCGGCCGTCCTCGGCTTCGCCGGGCACCAGCACCGCTTCGACCTGGCCGCGGCCATCGGGCCGACCCTCGGCGCGGCCGTCGCCACCGCCACCGTGCTCGGCTACCAGGCCCTCTACCGGGAGAGCGAGGAGCGCCGGCGGCTGATCGACGAGCTGAGCGCCGCCCGCGCCGACCTGGCCGCCGCCCACCACACCGCCGGCGTGCTGGCCGAGCGGGAGCGCCTTGCCCGGGAGATCCACGACACCCTGGCGCAGAGCCTGTCCAGCATCCAACTGCTGCTGCGGGCCGCCGGCCGGGCGCTGCCCGAGCGCACCGAGGCCGCCGCCGGGTACGTGGAACAGGCCCGGCAGGCCGCGCAGGACAACCTCGCCGAGGCCCGCCGCTTCGTCCGCGCGCTCACCCCGCCGGACCTGGACGGTTCCTCGCTGCCTGCCGCGCTGGAGCGGCTCTGCGCCACCACCGCCGAGCACAGCGGCGTGCCGGTCCGGTTCCATCTCTCCGGCGACCCGGCGCCGCTGCCCGGGCCGCACGAGGTGGCGCTGCTGCGGATCGCCCAGTCGGCGCTGGCGAACACCGTCCGGCACGCACGGGCCTCGCACGCCGAGGTCACCCTGAGCTACATGGACTCCGAGGTCGCCCTGGACGTCTTCGACGACGGGACCGGCTTCGACCCGGCCGCCGTGCCCGCGCCCGGCACCGGCGACGCCGGGTTCGGCCTGCCCGCGATGCGGGCCCGGGCCCGCGCCCTCGGCGGCACCTTCACGGTGGAGTCCGCCCCCGGCCAGGGCACCGCGCTGGCCGTCCTGCTGCCCGAACCGGCCGAGGAGGACGCATGA
- a CDS encoding response regulator transcription factor, producing MSDPARPAVPPDPPGSTPPGSAPAAPIRLLLADDHPVVRAGLRAVLEGEADFVVVAEAATAEQAVQLAARPDVDVVLMDLQFGRGMNGAQATAAITARPGAPRVLIVTTYDTDADTVPALEAGATGYLLKDAPPEELAQAVRAAAAGRSALAATVADRLLERMRTPSAALSARETEVLGLVAAGLTNQQISQQLHLSQATVKSHLVHIYTKLGVDSRTAAVRAATTRGLIRRGDR from the coding sequence ATGAGCGACCCCGCCCGACCCGCCGTCCCGCCGGACCCGCCCGGCAGTACCCCGCCCGGCAGTGCCCCGGCCGCGCCGATCCGGCTGCTCCTCGCCGACGACCATCCGGTGGTGCGGGCCGGGTTGCGGGCCGTCCTGGAGGGCGAGGCCGACTTCGTCGTGGTCGCGGAGGCGGCCACCGCCGAGCAGGCCGTCCAGCTGGCCGCCCGGCCGGACGTCGACGTGGTGCTGATGGACCTGCAGTTCGGCCGCGGCATGAACGGCGCCCAGGCCACCGCCGCGATCACCGCCCGGCCCGGCGCCCCCCGGGTGCTGATCGTCACCACCTACGACACCGACGCCGACACGGTGCCGGCGCTGGAGGCGGGCGCCACCGGCTACCTGCTGAAGGACGCGCCGCCGGAGGAGCTGGCGCAGGCGGTCCGGGCCGCCGCCGCCGGCCGCTCCGCCCTGGCCGCCACGGTCGCCGACCGCCTGCTGGAGCGGATGCGTACGCCTTCGGCCGCGCTCAGCGCCCGCGAGACCGAAGTCCTCGGACTGGTCGCCGCCGGGCTGACCAACCAGCAGATCAGCCAGCAGCTGCACCTCAGCCAGGCGACCGTGAAGTCCCACCTGGTGCACATCTACACCAAGCTCGGGGTGGACTCGCGGACGGCCGCGGTCCGGGCGGCCACCACCCGCGGGCTGATCCGGCGCGGGGACCGCTGA